One window of Akkermansia biwaensis genomic DNA carries:
- a CDS encoding YifB family Mg chelatase-like AAA ATPase, with product MMTRLYSSTVLGVEGVEVEVEVDFRPMAEKRTFIVGLPDTAVKESGQRVDTAIQNSGLPFQQGIFVVNLAPADLKKQGPGFDLPIALGMIAGAAEKLVDASLWCIIGELALDGTVRPVQGILPQVIEARRMGRKRIMLPHANAHEAAPVHGVEIFPVSTLQEAWELLTSAALPAPFTAPQKAGDISEANVDFDEIKGQAYARRAMEIAAAGAHNILLSGSPGSGKSMLAQRLPTILPPLNREEALETSKVHSVCGLLKRGNGLVTQRPFRAPHHTISDAGLMGGGNNITPGEVSLAHNGVLFLDELPEFRRATLETLRQPLESGHAIISRASGTMTFPCRFMLAAAMNPCPCGYLGDRRRTCICSPAQIARYRQKISGPLLDRFDLLMEVPAVDPAMLAAAPSGECSASIRERVVAARERQQKRYAGTVIRSNAALSGKALHKHCRLRPEGQAILLRAVEELALSARAYDRILKVARTIADLADSAEIQDHHLYEAVQYRTFERSLRE from the coding sequence ATGATGACGCGGTTATATTCCTCCACCGTCCTGGGCGTGGAAGGCGTAGAAGTGGAGGTGGAAGTGGATTTCCGCCCCATGGCGGAAAAACGCACCTTTATCGTGGGTTTGCCGGATACGGCCGTCAAGGAGAGCGGGCAGCGCGTGGACACGGCCATTCAGAACAGCGGGCTGCCGTTCCAGCAGGGGATTTTCGTGGTGAATCTGGCTCCCGCGGATTTGAAGAAACAGGGCCCCGGTTTCGATCTTCCCATTGCCCTGGGAATGATTGCCGGAGCGGCGGAGAAGCTTGTTGACGCTTCTCTCTGGTGCATCATCGGGGAGTTGGCCCTGGACGGAACCGTGCGCCCCGTACAGGGCATCCTGCCGCAGGTGATCGAAGCGCGGCGCATGGGCAGGAAACGCATCATGCTGCCTCACGCCAATGCGCATGAGGCCGCACCCGTTCACGGCGTGGAGATTTTTCCCGTTTCCACCTTGCAGGAAGCCTGGGAATTGCTGACGTCCGCCGCACTGCCTGCGCCTTTTACGGCACCGCAAAAGGCCGGGGATATTTCCGAAGCGAATGTCGATTTCGACGAGATCAAGGGGCAGGCTTACGCGCGCCGCGCCATGGAGATTGCGGCGGCGGGCGCCCACAATATCCTGCTCAGCGGTTCTCCGGGGTCCGGCAAGTCCATGCTGGCTCAAAGGCTCCCGACCATTCTGCCGCCTCTGAACCGGGAAGAAGCCCTGGAAACCAGCAAGGTCCATTCCGTGTGCGGCCTGCTGAAACGCGGAAACGGCTTGGTGACGCAGCGGCCATTCCGTGCCCCGCACCACACTATTTCCGACGCAGGCCTGATGGGAGGGGGCAACAATATCACGCCCGGAGAGGTGTCTCTCGCCCATAACGGCGTGCTGTTCCTGGACGAGTTGCCGGAGTTCCGTCGTGCGACGCTGGAAACGCTGCGGCAGCCTCTGGAGTCCGGCCACGCAATCATTTCCCGTGCCTCCGGGACCATGACTTTTCCGTGTCGTTTCATGCTGGCGGCAGCCATGAATCCATGCCCCTGCGGCTATTTGGGCGACCGGCGAAGAACCTGCATCTGCTCCCCGGCCCAAATAGCGCGTTACCGCCAGAAGATTTCAGGTCCCCTTCTCGACCGGTTTGATCTTTTGATGGAGGTTCCCGCCGTAGATCCCGCCATGCTGGCGGCGGCTCCTTCCGGCGAATGCTCCGCCAGCATCCGGGAACGTGTCGTGGCCGCGCGGGAACGCCAGCAGAAAAGATATGCAGGCACCGTGATCCGCAGCAATGCCGCCCTTTCCGGAAAAGCCCTGCACAAGCATTGCCGCCTGCGGCCGGAGGGGCAGGCCATCCTGCTGCGCGCGGTAGAGGAACTGGCCCTTTCCGCACGGGCGTACGACCGTATTCTGAAAGTGGCCCGCACCATAGCAGATCTGGCGGACAGCGCGGAAATCCAGGATCACCACTTGTATGAAGCCGTCCAGTACCGGACCTTTGAACGTTCCCTCCGGGAATGA
- a CDS encoding radical SAM protein, translated as MRPTFSETDLNERPFLVFWEVTRACALACKHCRAVAQPRPHPEELNHEEALRLIDRLAELRPPMLVLTGGDPIMRPDILELIRAAADKGLHVALSPAATARLVHADFHALKEAGVQSMSLSLDGAHGATHDAFRGVPNTYERTLRAAEMAKEAGMHLQINTTITRSTLGEFDDFVELMKKMQPGMWSVFLLVPTGRAAMDEMPAAEQVEAVWKKLSEVSREVSFGVKTTEGHHYRRVALQEARAQGATPARRAIPTRDGKGIMFISHTGDIQPSGFLPITAGNVRTDDVGEVYRTHPLFLKLRDDNALLGKCGRCEYRTICGGSRSRAYAVYGDMMAEDNLCPYQPRLSQHHD; from the coding sequence ATGCGACCGACTTTTAGTGAAACAGATCTCAATGAACGTCCCTTTCTGGTTTTCTGGGAGGTGACGCGCGCTTGCGCCCTTGCGTGCAAACATTGCAGGGCCGTAGCCCAGCCGCGTCCGCATCCTGAGGAACTGAACCATGAAGAAGCCTTGCGGCTCATTGACCGGCTGGCGGAACTCCGGCCGCCCATGCTCGTGCTGACGGGAGGGGACCCCATCATGAGGCCTGATATTCTGGAACTGATCCGCGCGGCGGCGGACAAGGGGCTGCATGTGGCCTTGAGCCCTGCCGCCACGGCCAGGTTGGTGCATGCGGATTTTCATGCGTTGAAAGAAGCGGGGGTGCAAAGCATGTCCCTGAGCCTGGACGGCGCCCATGGAGCCACGCATGACGCCTTCCGGGGCGTGCCGAACACGTATGAACGGACCCTTCGCGCGGCGGAAATGGCCAAGGAGGCGGGCATGCACCTCCAGATCAACACCACCATTACCAGGAGCACGCTGGGTGAGTTCGACGACTTTGTAGAGCTGATGAAAAAAATGCAGCCGGGCATGTGGAGCGTCTTCCTGCTTGTTCCTACGGGCCGGGCGGCAATGGATGAAATGCCCGCCGCGGAGCAGGTGGAAGCCGTCTGGAAAAAACTCAGCGAGGTCAGCCGGGAAGTCTCCTTCGGCGTCAAGACCACGGAAGGGCACCATTACCGCCGGGTGGCCCTTCAGGAGGCACGTGCTCAGGGAGCCACGCCGGCGCGGCGCGCCATTCCCACGCGCGACGGAAAAGGCATCATGTTCATCTCCCACACCGGTGACATCCAGCCCTCCGGCTTCCTCCCCATCACGGCGGGCAATGTCCGCACGGACGATGTGGGCGAAGTGTACCGCACGCACCCTCTCTTTCTCAAGCTCCGGGACGACAACGCGCTGCTGGGCAAATGCGGCCGCTGCGAATACCGCACCATTTGCGGCGGCTCCCGCTCCCGGGCATACGCCGTGTACGGAGACATGATGGCAGAAGACAACCTCTGCCCCTATCAACCCAGGCTTTCACAACACCATGATTAA
- a CDS encoding rhomboid family intramembrane serine protease — MRAEQENWGNTVKERLFDQRGAVVVHWLILLNVVIFFLGFFFQVEVPRDIYPPGRLDLVQLYGAYSEYMCFHEGELWRLFTYQFLHANLGHILFNMIALWFFGPVVEERFGHLRFLLYYLFCGVAAALFSSLLGYMGFFDPEWRFIPMVGASGSIYGIMAACAVLFPHARVQLLFPPVNLSVRQFALVVLGIACAVVIFQWNNAGGEAGHLGGMLAGFILTLLILLKEKLSSPRPVSYSRRPAPRPFPSSEREPYPTEAEVNEVMDKISRSGLSSLTEKEREILKRASRR, encoded by the coding sequence ATGCGAGCAGAGCAGGAAAATTGGGGAAATACGGTGAAGGAGCGCCTGTTCGACCAGCGCGGCGCCGTTGTCGTGCACTGGCTGATCCTGCTCAATGTGGTCATTTTTTTCCTCGGGTTCTTTTTCCAGGTAGAGGTTCCGCGGGATATTTACCCGCCGGGGCGCCTGGACCTGGTGCAGCTGTATGGGGCCTACAGCGAGTATATGTGTTTTCACGAGGGGGAATTGTGGCGTCTGTTCACCTACCAGTTTCTGCACGCCAATCTGGGCCACATCCTGTTCAACATGATCGCCCTGTGGTTTTTCGGCCCCGTGGTGGAAGAACGTTTCGGGCATTTGCGCTTCCTGCTGTATTACCTGTTCTGCGGCGTGGCTGCGGCTTTGTTTTCCTCCCTGCTGGGTTATATGGGCTTTTTTGACCCGGAATGGCGCTTTATCCCGATGGTGGGCGCTTCCGGCTCCATTTACGGCATCATGGCCGCCTGCGCCGTGCTTTTCCCCCATGCACGGGTCCAGCTTCTGTTCCCCCCCGTGAACCTGAGCGTACGCCAGTTTGCGCTGGTCGTGCTGGGTATTGCCTGTGCCGTGGTGATTTTCCAGTGGAATAATGCGGGCGGCGAAGCCGGCCACCTGGGCGGCATGCTGGCCGGGTTTATTTTAACGCTGCTGATCCTGCTGAAGGAGAAGCTGTCTTCTCCCCGACCCGTTTCCTACAGCCGCCGACCCGCTCCGCGACCTTTCCCTTCTTCCGAAAGGGAGCCCTACCCTACGGAAGCAGAAGTGAATGAAGTAATGGACAAGATTTCCCGTTCCGGCCTGTCCAGCCTGACGGAGAAGGAGAGGGAAATCCTCAAGCGTGCCTCCCGGCGCTGA
- a CDS encoding acyltransferase family protein encodes MSTSLSNGTSLLAPKPHYAILDGLRGVAAVMVVLFHLFEGSLSDREFHTDQIINHGYLCVDFFFMLSGFVIGYAYDDRWGKMSLWDFCKRRLVRLQPMVVMGMLIGGIFFYFQDSEIYPAMASTPMWEMLLVMTIGFTLLPVPTSMDVRGWAEMHPLNGPAWSLFFEYIANILYATVVRRFSNTWLSILVFLAGCALIHQCFSQGNNIGGWTLDLEQLQIGATRLIFPFFGGLLLFRLGKLASIRNAFWWCSLMLVAAISMPHVGGAEYFRLNGLYDAFCIIVIFPLIIFMAASGHTKDRFSSKACKFLGDISYPLYITHYPIVYLYTAWLYNNKVPLSQALPVIAGTLVICIALAYACLKLYDEPVRDWLKKRVLMRTSNRK; translated from the coding sequence ATGAGCACCTCTCTCTCCAATGGTACCTCCCTGCTGGCGCCCAAGCCCCATTACGCCATTCTTGACGGCCTCCGGGGAGTGGCGGCCGTCATGGTCGTGCTGTTCCACCTTTTTGAAGGAAGCCTGAGCGACCGGGAATTCCATACCGACCAAATCATCAACCACGGCTATCTTTGCGTGGACTTCTTCTTCATGCTTTCCGGCTTTGTCATCGGCTACGCCTACGATGACCGCTGGGGCAAAATGAGCCTGTGGGACTTCTGCAAGCGGCGCCTGGTCCGTTTGCAGCCCATGGTGGTGATGGGGATGCTCATCGGCGGCATCTTCTTCTACTTCCAGGACTCAGAAATCTATCCGGCCATGGCCTCCACGCCCATGTGGGAAATGCTGCTCGTGATGACCATCGGCTTTACGCTTCTTCCCGTTCCCACCTCCATGGACGTCCGCGGCTGGGCGGAAATGCATCCGCTGAACGGCCCGGCGTGGTCGCTCTTCTTTGAATACATCGCCAACATCCTGTACGCCACCGTCGTCAGAAGGTTTTCCAACACCTGGCTCTCCATCCTGGTCTTCCTGGCGGGCTGCGCCCTGATTCACCAATGCTTCAGCCAGGGCAACAACATCGGCGGCTGGACACTGGACCTGGAACAACTCCAAATCGGCGCGACAAGGCTGATCTTCCCGTTCTTCGGCGGCCTGCTCCTGTTCCGCCTGGGGAAACTCGCCAGCATCCGGAACGCCTTCTGGTGGTGCAGCCTGATGCTCGTCGCGGCCATTTCCATGCCCCATGTGGGAGGCGCGGAATACTTCCGCCTGAACGGCCTTTACGATGCCTTCTGCATCATCGTCATCTTCCCCCTGATCATCTTCATGGCCGCCAGCGGACACACGAAAGACCGCTTCTCCTCAAAAGCCTGCAAATTCCTGGGCGACATTTCCTACCCCCTCTACATCACCCACTATCCCATCGTCTACCTCTATACGGCATGGCTCTACAACAACAAGGTCCCCCTCTCCCAGGCGCTCCCCGTCATCGCCGGCACGCTCGTTATCTGCATAGCCCTGGCCTATGCCTGCCTGAAACTGTACGATGAACCCGTCCGCGACTGGCTGAAAAAACGCGTGCTGATGCGTACCTCCAACCGGAAGTGA
- a CDS encoding exosortase system-associated protein, TIGR04073 family has translation MKRAIISALFAAGALGVASADIQAPPASEYTPTRKLGRALANIIYSVEEIPLGIINWTSREGDYAGFSVGIVDGTATMFERMGYGIYELVTFWAPTYKCTYRPPYQGRCGMSGLKEYNPNGGLSEFPAELSFQSYYNYSRQQRD, from the coding sequence GGGGTTGCCAGTGCGGACATCCAGGCTCCGCCCGCTTCCGAATACACTCCCACCCGCAAGCTGGGCCGCGCCCTTGCCAACATCATTTACTCCGTTGAAGAAATCCCGCTGGGGATCATCAACTGGACGAGCCGCGAAGGCGACTACGCCGGATTCTCTGTCGGCATTGTGGATGGCACCGCCACCATGTTTGAACGCATGGGCTACGGCATCTATGAACTTGTCACTTTCTGGGCGCCTACCTACAAGTGCACCTACAGGCCTCCCTATCAGGGCCGTTGCGGCATGAGCGGCCTCAAGGAATACAATCCCAATGGCGGCCTGAGCGAATTCCCTGCGGAACTCAGCTTCCAGAGCTACTATAACTACTCCCGCCAGCAGCGCGACTAA
- a CDS encoding NAD(P)/FAD-dependent oxidoreductase translates to MKVLIIGQGIAGSCLAWELKRRGADFTIADRPIAETASRVAAGLVNPLTGRAFRPGWRQEECFSALSSFYPETERELGGSWWQKTPIFRELETEDQLEIWQERQTAPESCSYAGPLFPWPEHWEGKGQAAYTRGSGVLHVETMVNAMRRFFSEEGRFVEAEVAPGDIQPGADGFFHWCGDSFSHIVWCTGWEAGMHPDMAPLKGRPSKGTILDLELKDLEWHAGILHFGHWLVHNGFFWRFGATYAWAWDAPGVPEAPAVQELMLDMVKRYSGEMNVIRARAAVRPIIRRSQPVAGPIPGLERQFVFSGLGSKGVTTSPWTAAQLAEHLVHGAVLPPDLLPAALWK, encoded by the coding sequence ATGAAAGTTCTTATCATCGGCCAAGGTATTGCCGGCAGTTGCCTGGCATGGGAGCTGAAACGGCGCGGAGCGGATTTTACGATTGCCGACCGTCCCATTGCGGAAACGGCATCCCGCGTAGCCGCCGGACTGGTGAATCCGCTGACAGGCCGCGCCTTCCGGCCCGGGTGGCGGCAGGAGGAGTGTTTTTCCGCCCTTTCCTCTTTTTACCCGGAAACGGAACGGGAACTGGGAGGTTCATGGTGGCAGAAGACTCCCATTTTCCGGGAGCTGGAAACGGAGGATCAACTTGAGATATGGCAGGAACGCCAGACGGCCCCGGAGTCCTGCTCTTACGCCGGTCCCCTGTTTCCGTGGCCGGAGCACTGGGAGGGCAAAGGACAGGCGGCCTACACACGCGGTTCCGGCGTCCTGCATGTGGAGACGATGGTGAATGCCATGCGCCGCTTTTTCTCGGAAGAGGGCCGGTTTGTAGAAGCGGAGGTGGCTCCCGGCGATATTCAGCCGGGTGCAGACGGCTTTTTTCACTGGTGCGGGGACTCTTTTTCACATATTGTGTGGTGCACTGGCTGGGAGGCCGGAATGCATCCGGACATGGCCCCCCTGAAGGGCAGGCCATCCAAGGGAACGATTCTGGATCTGGAGCTGAAGGATCTGGAATGGCACGCCGGCATTCTGCATTTCGGGCACTGGCTGGTTCACAACGGATTTTTCTGGCGGTTCGGCGCCACGTACGCCTGGGCCTGGGATGCCCCGGGCGTTCCGGAAGCGCCAGCCGTCCAGGAACTGATGCTGGACATGGTTAAACGCTATTCCGGGGAAATGAACGTTATCCGCGCCCGTGCCGCTGTTCGTCCCATCATCCGGCGCAGCCAGCCCGTAGCCGGACCCATTCCCGGTTTGGAAAGGCAGTTCGTCTTTTCCGGGCTGGGAAGCAAGGGTGTTACGACATCCCCCTGGACTGCGGCGCAACTGGCGGAACACCTGGTTCACGGAGCGGTACTGCCTCCGGACCTGCTCCCCGCCGCTCTGTGGAAGTAG
- a CDS encoding O-acetylhomoserine aminocarboxypropyltransferase/cysteine synthase family protein has product MSQELRPETLCVQAGWTPKKGEPRVLPIYQSTTFKYETSEQMAKLFDLEEPGFFYTRLQNPTNEAVARKIADLEGGVAAILTSSGQAASFFAVFNICEAGDHIVSAASIYGGTYNLFAVTFRKMGIEVTFVDQDAPAEEIAKAIRPNTKALFAETVSNPTLCVLDIHKFADIAHAHGVPLIVDNTFTTPINCRPFEWGADIVTHSTTKYMDGHAAAVGGAIVDSGNFDWEAHRDKFPGLTEPDPSYHGLSYSKSFGKGAYITKATVQLMRDLGSIQSPQNAFLLNLGLETLHLRVPRHCENAQKVAEFLQEQEDVAWINYPGLPSNKYHDLAQKQFRGGQSCGVVTFGIKGGRERAIKFMDSLKLAAIVTHVADSRTCVLHPASHTHRQLTDEQLMEAGVRPDLIRFSVGTEAVEDIIADLSQALEAIR; this is encoded by the coding sequence ATGAGTCAGGAATTGAGACCGGAAACCCTGTGCGTGCAGGCGGGCTGGACGCCGAAAAAAGGCGAACCCCGCGTGCTTCCCATTTACCAGAGTACGACATTCAAATATGAAACCAGCGAACAGATGGCCAAGCTGTTTGACCTGGAGGAACCTGGTTTCTTCTACACGCGACTGCAAAACCCCACCAACGAGGCGGTAGCCAGGAAAATAGCTGACCTGGAAGGCGGCGTGGCCGCCATTCTCACTTCCTCCGGCCAGGCAGCCTCCTTCTTTGCCGTCTTCAACATCTGCGAGGCCGGTGACCACATCGTCAGTGCCGCTTCCATTTATGGGGGAACGTACAATCTCTTCGCCGTTACGTTCCGGAAAATGGGCATAGAAGTCACCTTTGTGGACCAGGACGCCCCGGCGGAAGAAATTGCCAAAGCGATCCGCCCCAACACGAAAGCCCTGTTTGCGGAAACCGTCTCCAACCCGACGCTCTGCGTACTGGACATCCATAAATTTGCGGACATCGCCCATGCCCACGGCGTGCCCCTCATCGTGGACAATACGTTCACCACGCCCATCAACTGCCGCCCCTTTGAATGGGGAGCGGACATTGTCACCCATTCCACCACCAAATACATGGACGGCCATGCCGCCGCCGTGGGCGGCGCCATCGTGGACAGCGGCAACTTTGACTGGGAAGCCCACAGGGACAAATTCCCCGGGTTGACGGAACCGGATCCGTCCTATCACGGTCTTTCCTACAGTAAAAGCTTCGGCAAGGGCGCTTACATCACCAAGGCAACCGTCCAGCTCATGCGCGACCTGGGTTCCATCCAGTCTCCGCAAAACGCCTTTCTGCTCAACCTGGGATTGGAAACCCTGCATTTGCGTGTCCCCCGCCATTGTGAGAACGCGCAGAAAGTAGCCGAATTCCTGCAGGAACAGGAAGACGTGGCCTGGATCAACTACCCCGGTCTGCCTTCCAACAAGTACCATGATCTGGCCCAAAAGCAGTTCCGCGGCGGCCAGTCCTGCGGGGTGGTGACATTCGGCATCAAGGGAGGCCGTGAACGGGCCATCAAATTCATGGACAGCCTGAAACTGGCCGCCATTGTCACCCATGTGGCGGACTCCCGCACCTGCGTGCTCCATCCCGCCAGCCACACGCACCGGCAGTTGACGGACGAACAGTTGATGGAAGCAGGAGTCAGGCCGGATCTCATCCGCTTCTCCGTAGGGACGGAAGCGGTGGAAGACATTATTGCCGACCTCAGCCAGGCTCTGGAAGCCATCCGTTAA
- a CDS encoding radical SAM protein gives MINITRLWTGAEQPADHLRYGQGHGHGRSAGGAVESCAPASSRVRKPIVVWNITRTCNLKCVHCYADASARKFDGELDWDQCCTVIDDLADYKVNALLFSGGEPLVHPRFMDLLERATGKGMKVTISTNGTRITPESAARFKELGVAYVGISLDGIGAVHDQFRGVEGSFDQAVRGFKLCSDVGQKTGLRLTLTRNNVQCMEQILDFIDANDIQRVCFYHLVPTGRGVEVQTLTREEARHAMDTLIARVEEWKAKGKNREVLTVTQPADGIYLLLRQLREGSPLAEETLKLLQWNGGGANSSGRGIANIDTQGMVHPDQFWQSVTLGNVKNNLFSDLWDAKAGAAAEMLPELRGSDDPLERQKKIEGRCGRCVHFALCGGGFRTRAAFANGHWYGSDPGCYLTEEEISTPLPEIK, from the coding sequence ATGATTAACATCACCAGACTTTGGACAGGGGCGGAACAGCCCGCGGACCATTTGAGATACGGCCAGGGCCACGGGCACGGCCGTTCCGCCGGGGGAGCCGTGGAATCCTGCGCTCCCGCCTCTTCCCGCGTCCGCAAGCCCATTGTAGTATGGAACATCACCCGTACCTGCAACCTCAAATGCGTTCATTGCTATGCGGACGCGTCCGCCCGGAAATTTGACGGAGAGCTGGACTGGGACCAATGCTGTACCGTCATTGACGATCTGGCGGACTACAAGGTAAACGCCCTCCTGTTCTCCGGCGGCGAGCCCCTGGTGCATCCCCGTTTCATGGACCTGCTGGAACGGGCCACGGGAAAAGGGATGAAAGTCACCATCTCCACGAACGGCACCCGCATCACGCCGGAATCCGCCGCGCGGTTCAAGGAACTGGGTGTGGCGTATGTAGGCATCTCTCTGGACGGCATCGGCGCCGTTCATGACCAATTCCGGGGGGTGGAAGGCTCCTTTGACCAGGCGGTGCGCGGGTTCAAGCTGTGCAGCGACGTGGGCCAGAAAACGGGCCTGCGCCTGACTCTGACCCGCAACAACGTGCAATGCATGGAGCAGATTCTGGACTTCATTGACGCCAACGACATTCAGCGCGTCTGCTTCTACCATCTGGTGCCTACCGGCCGCGGCGTGGAAGTGCAAACGCTTACCCGGGAGGAAGCCCGCCATGCCATGGACACCCTCATTGCCCGTGTGGAAGAATGGAAGGCGAAAGGCAAAAACCGGGAAGTGCTTACCGTTACCCAGCCTGCGGACGGCATTTATCTGCTGCTGCGCCAGCTCCGGGAAGGTTCCCCTCTGGCGGAGGAAACGTTGAAACTGCTTCAATGGAACGGCGGCGGAGCGAACAGTTCCGGCCGCGGCATTGCCAACATCGACACGCAGGGCATGGTGCATCCGGATCAGTTCTGGCAGTCCGTGACGCTCGGCAACGTGAAAAACAACCTGTTCTCCGACTTGTGGGACGCCAAGGCGGGAGCCGCGGCGGAAATGCTGCCCGAATTGCGCGGGTCCGACGACCCGCTGGAACGGCAGAAAAAAATAGAAGGCCGTTGTGGCCGTTGCGTCCACTTTGCCCTGTGCGGCGGCGGATTCCGCACGCGAGCCGCCTTTGCCAACGGGCACTGGTACGGTTCCGACCCCGGCTGTTATCTGACGGAAGAAGAAATCTCCACTCCGCTTCCGGAAATCAAATAA
- the leuB gene encoding 3-isopropylmalate dehydrogenase codes for MSEHHHHIAVLAGDGIGPEVMAEALKVLDAVSAKFGFTVSRKEAFVGGAGIDHCGKALPEETIRACEEADAVLFGSVGGPKWEHLPANEQPERGALLPLRKHFGLYANLRPGVCLPALTHASPIKNELIEGGFDILCVRELTGGLYFGQPRFREEEGDDEVVVDTMRYHKSEMVRIAKVAFEAARGRRKRVTSVDKANVLTNSLLWRETMTEVARDYPDVELLHMYVDNAAMQLVRNPRQFDVLVTENLFGDILSDEMAMICGSLGMLPSASLCQGAKDNGLFFGLYEPSGGSAPDIAGKGIANPIAQILSLSMLLRYSLGEKKAADAIDSAVRSVIDQGYRTGDLATGAAGEIRVNTAEMGNAVVAAL; via the coding sequence ATGAGTGAACATCACCATCATATTGCTGTTCTGGCCGGCGACGGCATCGGGCCCGAGGTTATGGCGGAGGCCCTGAAGGTTCTGGACGCGGTGAGCGCCAAGTTTGGATTTACCGTGAGCCGCAAGGAGGCTTTCGTGGGCGGCGCGGGCATCGACCATTGCGGCAAGGCCCTTCCCGAGGAGACCATCCGCGCCTGTGAAGAGGCGGATGCCGTTTTGTTCGGCTCCGTGGGCGGTCCCAAGTGGGAACACCTGCCCGCCAATGAACAGCCGGAACGCGGCGCCCTGCTGCCGCTGAGAAAGCATTTCGGCCTATATGCCAATTTGCGTCCCGGCGTTTGCCTCCCCGCCCTGACGCATGCTTCTCCTATCAAGAACGAGCTGATTGAAGGCGGCTTTGACATTTTGTGCGTGCGGGAATTGACGGGGGGCCTTTATTTCGGCCAGCCCCGTTTCCGCGAAGAGGAAGGGGACGACGAAGTCGTCGTGGATACGATGCGCTACCACAAGAGCGAGATGGTGCGCATTGCCAAAGTGGCTTTCGAGGCAGCCCGCGGCCGCCGCAAGCGCGTCACCAGCGTGGACAAGGCGAATGTCCTGACCAATTCCCTCCTGTGGCGTGAAACGATGACGGAGGTTGCCAGGGACTACCCGGACGTGGAGCTGCTTCATATGTACGTGGACAATGCCGCCATGCAACTGGTGCGCAATCCCCGCCAGTTCGACGTGCTGGTCACGGAGAATCTGTTCGGTGATATTCTTTCCGACGAGATGGCCATGATTTGCGGCTCCCTGGGGATGCTGCCCAGCGCAAGCCTTTGCCAGGGCGCCAAGGATAACGGGCTGTTTTTCGGCCTGTATGAGCCTTCCGGCGGCTCCGCTCCGGATATTGCCGGCAAGGGCATTGCCAATCCGATCGCCCAGATTCTTTCCCTGTCCATGCTTCTCCGCTATTCCCTCGGAGAAAAGAAGGCGGCGGACGCGATTGATTCCGCCGTCCGCAGCGTGATTGACCAGGGCTACCGCACGGGAGACCTGGCTACGGGCGCCGCCGGGGAAATCCGCGTGAATACCGCGGAGATGGGGAACGCCGTCGTGGCGGCCCTGTAA
- a CDS encoding PEP-CTERM sorting domain-containing protein, giving the protein MSCTSVVAANAATIIAELPESVNLSQTATMAPQTGEQLLNKVKNSGIGVYAGGNNNSLANWPQNGEGTWINNDNIGSIILCGRSGVAGDSFAMVLGGPQQGDLVSSIVFSCDTPTSVITSYTMVLAVYDSSGTLVQNLSTVQGFTFDSTSRTTSVSLNMADSPLTWGEGYKLVAGVRGGAGSATSPYTLTNIQVAYEVVPEPATVSLGLLGLGALVIRRHRGR; this is encoded by the coding sequence ATGAGTTGTACCAGTGTGGTGGCTGCAAATGCCGCTACCATCATTGCCGAACTGCCTGAATCCGTCAATCTGTCGCAAACTGCGACGATGGCGCCGCAAACAGGAGAGCAACTGCTGAATAAGGTAAAAAACAGCGGGATTGGCGTCTATGCGGGAGGCAACAACAACAGTCTGGCCAATTGGCCCCAGAACGGGGAGGGAACCTGGATCAACAATGATAATATCGGCTCCATCATCCTTTGTGGCAGAAGCGGAGTGGCGGGCGATTCCTTTGCCATGGTGTTGGGCGGACCCCAACAGGGAGACCTTGTTTCCTCCATCGTCTTTTCCTGTGATACGCCTACCTCCGTCATCACCAGCTACACCATGGTTCTGGCGGTTTATGACTCTTCCGGAACGCTTGTCCAGAACCTTTCCACCGTGCAAGGCTTTACCTTTGATTCCACGTCAAGAACCACGTCCGTTTCCTTGAACATGGCGGATTCTCCACTGACGTGGGGTGAAGGGTACAAGCTGGTTGCCGGGGTACGCGGCGGTGCGGGTAGCGCTACCTCTCCCTACACGCTCACCAACATTCAGGTAGCCTATGAAGTTGTTCCGGAACCGGCCACCGTCTCTCTGGGCCTGCTTGGTCTGGGAGCATTGGTTATCCGGCGTCATCGGGGCCGGTGA